A portion of the Symphalangus syndactylus isolate Jambi chromosome 13, NHGRI_mSymSyn1-v2.1_pri, whole genome shotgun sequence genome contains these proteins:
- the LOC129460881 gene encoding zinc finger protein 44 isoform X2: protein MLEAANLMEGLVDICPWVTLPRGQPEDSVAFEDVAVNFTHEEWALLGPSQKNLYRDVMRETIRNLNCIGMKWETQNIDDQYQNLRRNPRCDVVERFGKSKDGSQCGETLSQIRNSIVNKNTPARVDACGSSVNGEVIMGHSSLNCYIRVDTGHKHQECHEYAEKPYTHKQCGKGLSYCHSFPTCERPHTGKKPYDCKECGKTFSSPGNLRRHMVVKGGDGPYKCELCGKAFFWPSLLRMHQRAHTGEKPYECKHCSKAFPVYSSYLRHEKIHTGEKPYECKQCSKAFPDYSSYLRHERTHTGEKPYKCKQCGKAFSVSGSLRVHERIHTGEKPYTCKQCGKAFCHLGSFQRHMVTHSGDGPHKCKICGKGFDFPGSARIHEGTHTLEKPYECKQCGKLLSHRSSFRRHMMAHTGDGPHKCTVCGKAFDSPSVFQRHERTHTGEKPYECKQCGKAFRTSSSLRKHETTHTGEQPYKCKCGKAFSDFFSFQSHETTHSEEEPYECKECGKAFSSFKYFCRHERTHSEEKSYECQTCGKAFSRFSYLKTHERTHTAEKPYECKQCRKAFFWPSFLLRHERTHTGERPYECKHCGKAFSRSSFCREHERTHTGEKPYECKECGKAFSSLSSFNRHKRTHWKDIL from the exons ATGCTGGAAGCTGCCAATCTCATGGAGGGCCTAGTGGATATCTGCCCTTGGGTCACTCTTCCCAGAGGACAGCCTGAG GACTCAGTGGCTTTTGAGGATGTGGCTGTGAACTTCACCCATGAGGAGTGGGCTTTGCTGGGTCCATCACAGAAGAATCTCTACAGAGATGTGATGCGAGAAACCATTAGGAACCTGAACTGTATAG GAATGAAATGGGAAACCCAGAACATTGATGATCAGTACCAAAATCTCAGGAGAAATCCAAG aTGTGATGTGGTAGAGAGATTTGGTAAAAGTAAAGATGGTAGTCAGTGTGGAGAAACCTTAAGCCAGATTCGAAATAGTATTGTAAACAAGAACACTCCCGCCAGAGTAGATGCATGTGGAAGCAGTGTGAATGGAGAAGTCATAATGGGTCATTCATCCCTGAATTGCTACATCAGAGTTGACACTGGACACAAACACCAGGAGTGTCACGAATATGCAGAGAAGCCATATACACATAAGCAGTGTGGGAAAGGCTTAAGTTATTGCCACTCCTTTCCAACATGTGAAAGGCCTCACACTGGAAAGAAACCCTATGATTGTAAGGAATGTGGAAAAACCTTCAGTTCTCCTGGAAACCTTCGAAGACATATGGTAGTAAAAGGTGGAGATGGACCTTATAAATGTGAATTGTGTGGGAAAGCCTTTTTTTGGCCCAGTTTATTACGTATGCATCAAAGagctcacactggagagaaaccgtaTGAATGTAAGCACTGTTCTAAAGCCTTCCCTGTTTACAGTTCCTATCTAAGACATGAAAAAatacacactggagagaaaccgtaTGAATGTAAGCAGTGTTCCAAAGCCTTCCCTGATTATAGTTCCTATCTAAGACATGAAAGAACtcacactggtgagaaaccctacaaatgtaaacaatgtgggaaagccttcagtgtTTCCGGTTCCCTTCGAGTACATgaaagaattcacactggagagaaaccctatacaTGTAAACAGTGTGGGAAAGCTTTTTGTCATCTTGGAAGCTTTCAAAGACACATGGTAACGCACAGTGGAGATGGACCTCATAAATGTAAGATATGTGGGAAAGGCTTTGATTTTCCTGGTTCAGCACGAATTCATGAAGGAACTCACACTctagagaaaccctatgaatgtaagcaaTGTGGGAAATTGTTATCTCATCGCTCAAGCTTTCGAAGACACATGATGGCACACACCGGAGATGGCCCTCATAAATGCACGgtatgtgggaaagcctttgatTCTCCCAGTGTATTTCAAAGACATGAaaggactcacactggagagaaaccctatgaatgcaagcaatgtgggaaagccttccgTACTTCCAGTTCCCTTCGAAAACatgaaacaacacacactggagagcaaccctataaatgtaaatgtggaaaagcttttagtgatttcttttcctttcaaagtCATGAAACAACACACAGTGAAGAGGAGCCTTACGAATGTAAGGAGTGTGGGAAAGCATTTAGTTCTTTTAAATACTTTTGTCGCCATGAAAGGACTCACAGTGAAGAAAAATCTTATGAGTGTCAAActtgtgggaaagccttcagtcGTTTCAGTTACTTAAAAACTCATGAAAGGACTCACACGGCAGAGAAACCATATGAATGTAAGCAATGCAGGAAAGCATTCTTTTGGCCCTCTTTCCTTCTAAGACATGAAAGGACTCACACTGGAGAAAGACCCTATGAATGTAAACACTGTGGTAAAGCCTTCAGTCGTTCCAGTTTCTGTCGAGAACATGaaagaactcacactggagagaagccctatgaatgtaaggaatgtgggaaagccttcagttCTCTCAGTTCCTTTAATAGACATAAAAGGACGCACTGGAAGGATATTCTATAA
- the LOC129460881 gene encoding zinc finger protein 44 isoform X4, which yields MRETIRNLNCIGMKWETQNIDDQYQNLRRNPRCDVVERFGKSKDGSQCGETLSQIRNSIVNKNTPARVDACGSSVNGEVIMGHSSLNCYIRVDTGHKHQECHEYAEKPYTHKQCGKGLSYCHSFPTCERPHTGKKPYDCKECGKTFSSPGNLRRHMVVKGGDGPYKCELCGKAFFWPSLLRMHQRAHTGEKPYECKHCSKAFPVYSSYLRHEKIHTGEKPYECKQCSKAFPDYSSYLRHERTHTGEKPYKCKQCGKAFSVSGSLRVHERIHTGEKPYTCKQCGKAFCHLGSFQRHMVTHSGDGPHKCKICGKGFDFPGSARIHEGTHTLEKPYECKQCGKLLSHRSSFRRHMMAHTGDGPHKCTVCGKAFDSPSVFQRHERTHTGEKPYECKQCGKAFRTSSSLRKHETTHTGEQPYKCKCGKAFSDFFSFQSHETTHSEEEPYECKECGKAFSSFKYFCRHERTHSEEKSYECQTCGKAFSRFSYLKTHERTHTAEKPYECKQCRKAFFWPSFLLRHERTHTGERPYECKHCGKAFSRSSFCREHERTHTGEKPYECKECGKAFSSLSSFNRHKRTHWKDIL from the exons ATGCGAGAAACCATTAGGAACCTGAACTGTATAG GAATGAAATGGGAAACCCAGAACATTGATGATCAGTACCAAAATCTCAGGAGAAATCCAAG aTGTGATGTGGTAGAGAGATTTGGTAAAAGTAAAGATGGTAGTCAGTGTGGAGAAACCTTAAGCCAGATTCGAAATAGTATTGTAAACAAGAACACTCCCGCCAGAGTAGATGCATGTGGAAGCAGTGTGAATGGAGAAGTCATAATGGGTCATTCATCCCTGAATTGCTACATCAGAGTTGACACTGGACACAAACACCAGGAGTGTCACGAATATGCAGAGAAGCCATATACACATAAGCAGTGTGGGAAAGGCTTAAGTTATTGCCACTCCTTTCCAACATGTGAAAGGCCTCACACTGGAAAGAAACCCTATGATTGTAAGGAATGTGGAAAAACCTTCAGTTCTCCTGGAAACCTTCGAAGACATATGGTAGTAAAAGGTGGAGATGGACCTTATAAATGTGAATTGTGTGGGAAAGCCTTTTTTTGGCCCAGTTTATTACGTATGCATCAAAGagctcacactggagagaaaccgtaTGAATGTAAGCACTGTTCTAAAGCCTTCCCTGTTTACAGTTCCTATCTAAGACATGAAAAAatacacactggagagaaaccgtaTGAATGTAAGCAGTGTTCCAAAGCCTTCCCTGATTATAGTTCCTATCTAAGACATGAAAGAACtcacactggtgagaaaccctacaaatgtaaacaatgtgggaaagccttcagtgtTTCCGGTTCCCTTCGAGTACATgaaagaattcacactggagagaaaccctatacaTGTAAACAGTGTGGGAAAGCTTTTTGTCATCTTGGAAGCTTTCAAAGACACATGGTAACGCACAGTGGAGATGGACCTCATAAATGTAAGATATGTGGGAAAGGCTTTGATTTTCCTGGTTCAGCACGAATTCATGAAGGAACTCACACTctagagaaaccctatgaatgtaagcaaTGTGGGAAATTGTTATCTCATCGCTCAAGCTTTCGAAGACACATGATGGCACACACCGGAGATGGCCCTCATAAATGCACGgtatgtgggaaagcctttgatTCTCCCAGTGTATTTCAAAGACATGAaaggactcacactggagagaaaccctatgaatgcaagcaatgtgggaaagccttccgTACTTCCAGTTCCCTTCGAAAACatgaaacaacacacactggagagcaaccctataaatgtaaatgtggaaaagcttttagtgatttcttttcctttcaaagtCATGAAACAACACACAGTGAAGAGGAGCCTTACGAATGTAAGGAGTGTGGGAAAGCATTTAGTTCTTTTAAATACTTTTGTCGCCATGAAAGGACTCACAGTGAAGAAAAATCTTATGAGTGTCAAActtgtgggaaagccttcagtcGTTTCAGTTACTTAAAAACTCATGAAAGGACTCACACGGCAGAGAAACCATATGAATGTAAGCAATGCAGGAAAGCATTCTTTTGGCCCTCTTTCCTTCTAAGACATGAAAGGACTCACACTGGAGAAAGACCCTATGAATGTAAACACTGTGGTAAAGCCTTCAGTCGTTCCAGTTTCTGTCGAGAACATGaaagaactcacactggagagaagccctatgaatgtaaggaatgtgggaaagccttcagttCTCTCAGTTCCTTTAATAGACATAAAAGGACGCACTGGAAGGATATTCTATAA
- the LOC129460881 gene encoding zinc finger protein 44 isoform X3, which produces MDSVAFEDVAVNFTHEEWALLGPSQKNLYRDVMRETIRNLNCIGMKWETQNIDDQYQNLRRNPRCDVVERFGKSKDGSQCGETLSQIRNSIVNKNTPARVDACGSSVNGEVIMGHSSLNCYIRVDTGHKHQECHEYAEKPYTHKQCGKGLSYCHSFPTCERPHTGKKPYDCKECGKTFSSPGNLRRHMVVKGGDGPYKCELCGKAFFWPSLLRMHQRAHTGEKPYECKHCSKAFPVYSSYLRHEKIHTGEKPYECKQCSKAFPDYSSYLRHERTHTGEKPYKCKQCGKAFSVSGSLRVHERIHTGEKPYTCKQCGKAFCHLGSFQRHMVTHSGDGPHKCKICGKGFDFPGSARIHEGTHTLEKPYECKQCGKLLSHRSSFRRHMMAHTGDGPHKCTVCGKAFDSPSVFQRHERTHTGEKPYECKQCGKAFRTSSSLRKHETTHTGEQPYKCKCGKAFSDFFSFQSHETTHSEEEPYECKECGKAFSSFKYFCRHERTHSEEKSYECQTCGKAFSRFSYLKTHERTHTAEKPYECKQCRKAFFWPSFLLRHERTHTGERPYECKHCGKAFSRSSFCREHERTHTGEKPYECKECGKAFSSLSSFNRHKRTHWKDIL; this is translated from the exons ATG GACTCAGTGGCTTTTGAGGATGTGGCTGTGAACTTCACCCATGAGGAGTGGGCTTTGCTGGGTCCATCACAGAAGAATCTCTACAGAGATGTGATGCGAGAAACCATTAGGAACCTGAACTGTATAG GAATGAAATGGGAAACCCAGAACATTGATGATCAGTACCAAAATCTCAGGAGAAATCCAAG aTGTGATGTGGTAGAGAGATTTGGTAAAAGTAAAGATGGTAGTCAGTGTGGAGAAACCTTAAGCCAGATTCGAAATAGTATTGTAAACAAGAACACTCCCGCCAGAGTAGATGCATGTGGAAGCAGTGTGAATGGAGAAGTCATAATGGGTCATTCATCCCTGAATTGCTACATCAGAGTTGACACTGGACACAAACACCAGGAGTGTCACGAATATGCAGAGAAGCCATATACACATAAGCAGTGTGGGAAAGGCTTAAGTTATTGCCACTCCTTTCCAACATGTGAAAGGCCTCACACTGGAAAGAAACCCTATGATTGTAAGGAATGTGGAAAAACCTTCAGTTCTCCTGGAAACCTTCGAAGACATATGGTAGTAAAAGGTGGAGATGGACCTTATAAATGTGAATTGTGTGGGAAAGCCTTTTTTTGGCCCAGTTTATTACGTATGCATCAAAGagctcacactggagagaaaccgtaTGAATGTAAGCACTGTTCTAAAGCCTTCCCTGTTTACAGTTCCTATCTAAGACATGAAAAAatacacactggagagaaaccgtaTGAATGTAAGCAGTGTTCCAAAGCCTTCCCTGATTATAGTTCCTATCTAAGACATGAAAGAACtcacactggtgagaaaccctacaaatgtaaacaatgtgggaaagccttcagtgtTTCCGGTTCCCTTCGAGTACATgaaagaattcacactggagagaaaccctatacaTGTAAACAGTGTGGGAAAGCTTTTTGTCATCTTGGAAGCTTTCAAAGACACATGGTAACGCACAGTGGAGATGGACCTCATAAATGTAAGATATGTGGGAAAGGCTTTGATTTTCCTGGTTCAGCACGAATTCATGAAGGAACTCACACTctagagaaaccctatgaatgtaagcaaTGTGGGAAATTGTTATCTCATCGCTCAAGCTTTCGAAGACACATGATGGCACACACCGGAGATGGCCCTCATAAATGCACGgtatgtgggaaagcctttgatTCTCCCAGTGTATTTCAAAGACATGAaaggactcacactggagagaaaccctatgaatgcaagcaatgtgggaaagccttccgTACTTCCAGTTCCCTTCGAAAACatgaaacaacacacactggagagcaaccctataaatgtaaatgtggaaaagcttttagtgatttcttttcctttcaaagtCATGAAACAACACACAGTGAAGAGGAGCCTTACGAATGTAAGGAGTGTGGGAAAGCATTTAGTTCTTTTAAATACTTTTGTCGCCATGAAAGGACTCACAGTGAAGAAAAATCTTATGAGTGTCAAActtgtgggaaagccttcagtcGTTTCAGTTACTTAAAAACTCATGAAAGGACTCACACGGCAGAGAAACCATATGAATGTAAGCAATGCAGGAAAGCATTCTTTTGGCCCTCTTTCCTTCTAAGACATGAAAGGACTCACACTGGAGAAAGACCCTATGAATGTAAACACTGTGGTAAAGCCTTCAGTCGTTCCAGTTTCTGTCGAGAACATGaaagaactcacactggagagaagccctatgaatgtaaggaatgtgggaaagccttcagttCTCTCAGTTCCTTTAATAGACATAAAAGGACGCACTGGAAGGATATTCTATAA
- the LOC129460881 gene encoding zinc finger protein 44 isoform X1: protein MKELTLEKNPINVNNVEEPSVFPVPFEYMKELTLERSPMNDSVAFEDVAVNFTHEEWALLGPSQKNLYRDVMRETIRNLNCIGMKWETQNIDDQYQNLRRNPRCDVVERFGKSKDGSQCGETLSQIRNSIVNKNTPARVDACGSSVNGEVIMGHSSLNCYIRVDTGHKHQECHEYAEKPYTHKQCGKGLSYCHSFPTCERPHTGKKPYDCKECGKTFSSPGNLRRHMVVKGGDGPYKCELCGKAFFWPSLLRMHQRAHTGEKPYECKHCSKAFPVYSSYLRHEKIHTGEKPYECKQCSKAFPDYSSYLRHERTHTGEKPYKCKQCGKAFSVSGSLRVHERIHTGEKPYTCKQCGKAFCHLGSFQRHMVTHSGDGPHKCKICGKGFDFPGSARIHEGTHTLEKPYECKQCGKLLSHRSSFRRHMMAHTGDGPHKCTVCGKAFDSPSVFQRHERTHTGEKPYECKQCGKAFRTSSSLRKHETTHTGEQPYKCKCGKAFSDFFSFQSHETTHSEEEPYECKECGKAFSSFKYFCRHERTHSEEKSYECQTCGKAFSRFSYLKTHERTHTAEKPYECKQCRKAFFWPSFLLRHERTHTGERPYECKHCGKAFSRSSFCREHERTHTGEKPYECKECGKAFSSLSSFNRHKRTHWKDIL, encoded by the exons GACTCAGTGGCTTTTGAGGATGTGGCTGTGAACTTCACCCATGAGGAGTGGGCTTTGCTGGGTCCATCACAGAAGAATCTCTACAGAGATGTGATGCGAGAAACCATTAGGAACCTGAACTGTATAG GAATGAAATGGGAAACCCAGAACATTGATGATCAGTACCAAAATCTCAGGAGAAATCCAAG aTGTGATGTGGTAGAGAGATTTGGTAAAAGTAAAGATGGTAGTCAGTGTGGAGAAACCTTAAGCCAGATTCGAAATAGTATTGTAAACAAGAACACTCCCGCCAGAGTAGATGCATGTGGAAGCAGTGTGAATGGAGAAGTCATAATGGGTCATTCATCCCTGAATTGCTACATCAGAGTTGACACTGGACACAAACACCAGGAGTGTCACGAATATGCAGAGAAGCCATATACACATAAGCAGTGTGGGAAAGGCTTAAGTTATTGCCACTCCTTTCCAACATGTGAAAGGCCTCACACTGGAAAGAAACCCTATGATTGTAAGGAATGTGGAAAAACCTTCAGTTCTCCTGGAAACCTTCGAAGACATATGGTAGTAAAAGGTGGAGATGGACCTTATAAATGTGAATTGTGTGGGAAAGCCTTTTTTTGGCCCAGTTTATTACGTATGCATCAAAGagctcacactggagagaaaccgtaTGAATGTAAGCACTGTTCTAAAGCCTTCCCTGTTTACAGTTCCTATCTAAGACATGAAAAAatacacactggagagaaaccgtaTGAATGTAAGCAGTGTTCCAAAGCCTTCCCTGATTATAGTTCCTATCTAAGACATGAAAGAACtcacactggtgagaaaccctacaaatgtaaacaatgtgggaaagccttcagtgtTTCCGGTTCCCTTCGAGTACATgaaagaattcacactggagagaaaccctatacaTGTAAACAGTGTGGGAAAGCTTTTTGTCATCTTGGAAGCTTTCAAAGACACATGGTAACGCACAGTGGAGATGGACCTCATAAATGTAAGATATGTGGGAAAGGCTTTGATTTTCCTGGTTCAGCACGAATTCATGAAGGAACTCACACTctagagaaaccctatgaatgtaagcaaTGTGGGAAATTGTTATCTCATCGCTCAAGCTTTCGAAGACACATGATGGCACACACCGGAGATGGCCCTCATAAATGCACGgtatgtgggaaagcctttgatTCTCCCAGTGTATTTCAAAGACATGAaaggactcacactggagagaaaccctatgaatgcaagcaatgtgggaaagccttccgTACTTCCAGTTCCCTTCGAAAACatgaaacaacacacactggagagcaaccctataaatgtaaatgtggaaaagcttttagtgatttcttttcctttcaaagtCATGAAACAACACACAGTGAAGAGGAGCCTTACGAATGTAAGGAGTGTGGGAAAGCATTTAGTTCTTTTAAATACTTTTGTCGCCATGAAAGGACTCACAGTGAAGAAAAATCTTATGAGTGTCAAActtgtgggaaagccttcagtcGTTTCAGTTACTTAAAAACTCATGAAAGGACTCACACGGCAGAGAAACCATATGAATGTAAGCAATGCAGGAAAGCATTCTTTTGGCCCTCTTTCCTTCTAAGACATGAAAGGACTCACACTGGAGAAAGACCCTATGAATGTAAACACTGTGGTAAAGCCTTCAGTCGTTCCAGTTTCTGTCGAGAACATGaaagaactcacactggagagaagccctatgaatgtaaggaatgtgggaaagccttcagttCTCTCAGTTCCTTTAATAGACATAAAAGGACGCACTGGAAGGATATTCTATAA